The DNA segment TCGCAGACCGAGACGCTCCTCAAAACCAAACAGACGCTACTCGAGAAACCACACAAACAGACCGGGACGACGAAGACCACAGAGGCCACGAGTCTGTACAAACAGACGTCACAAACGGAGAACACACGGGCGACGCTCGAGAGACCAACGAACTGGAGCCTCGGGTGGGGCGTGAAATCTCGATCGAAGATATCGGCAAGTCTGATGAAGAGCGTGACCCCTACTTCGATTTTACCGAGATTATCGACGAAGATGTCATAATCGTCTTCGATTTTGGTGGGATGGAAGAGCGAGTAAAGCGTGCCCTGACGATGGTGTTGCTCTCGAATCTCTGGATTGCGCTTAAAGCACGCACTGAGGAAAGCGACGGCGACGAAACTCGAGAATCACCACAAGTCAACCTGTATCTCGAGGAAGCGAAAGACGTCGCAACGACACAGTTGGTCGATACACTGTTGTCACAGGGGCGTTCGTTCGGCCTCTCTCTCATGTTGGGCGTGCAGTTTCCGGGCCAACTCCGTTCGGCCGATCCATCGAATCAGACGTACGAAGAGGCGCTCAACGAGATCGGCACGTTCGTCGTCGGCAACGTGAGTATTGAAGCAGACCTCCCAAAGGCGCTGGCTACCGACGATGTGCCACCCGAAAAAGTTGCTCGACGGCTTGCAGCAATGCGTCACGGTGAGTGGCTGGTCCGCCCAGCCGCCGAGTTCGGGGAACCTGCACCTCGTCCATTCCTCGGACGCTCACTCACCCCACCGGCCGGCCACCCAGTAAGCGATCAACCCCTTGAAGGCAAACAGTACCAGTCGTTCAAAGCGGCGTTCGACCTCATGTCTATCGAGACCTGGGACAACGCAGGGCTGGCATACGAATCAGACCCGGTTCTCGCCGACCAGACCGATGGTACTGCAACCGATGATGAAACGCCCGAAGAAGACCAGTCTCTGCGCGTTGACTCGTTATTACCACACTCAAAGCGATTGCCTGAGTGTGTATACTACAACGAGGAGATTCATGCCCTTTGTTGTCGATCCTGTCGGAACCGCTATGATCCCACAATCGAGGGAATAAAACGCGCAATTACCTGTTGTCACACCCTCGAGGAAGTCGACCCTGCAGATATCCCCGTCTGTGAAATCAACCTCAAACTCACGACCGAAGAGCGAGAAGAATCCCCGTGGACCGACCGACAGCTACTGTTCTTACAGACGGTCTACAACGCCCAGCAACTCCGATGTGACCCACTCGAGTACGACTTGCTTCGTGACTCGATGATCCGCCTCCAGGAGTACGTCGGAATCGATACCGAAGCGATTGCCCCACTGCTGGAAGCAGACGTCCTTCGCCACGATGCAGATCACCCTCATCGCCTCTACTCCGTCTCGCCTGAAGGACGAACAGTCATTGGCGAGAGCTACCGACAGGGCGTCGATTACGGGCATGGAGAAGGCGACCTCGAAGAGTCCTCACAACACGTCTTCGGCATCGAAGTTACCCGACAGTACCTCGAGGCCACCTACGTTGATGACCCTGATTCGACGGTGACTGAGATTATCCCCTATTATGACATCGATGGCAACCATCGTCTCGACCTCGCTGGTGTTGATGGCGATGGAGAGATCGTCATCACAGCAGAAGTCGAACGGATCAACAACGACGTCCACCGTGCCGTCCCCGCCGATTTCGATAAGATGGCTGCCTGTGAACCCGAAGAAGCCATCTGGATCGTTATGAAGCAGGCCGATGGACACAAAGTCCTCTCTGCGCTTAACAATCCACCCGAGGGGCCGCCTCGAGTCACCAAAACGTATGCGAAAACGACACCACCCCAGCAGTTCCGCATTGACACACCTGGGTTGACTGCGGTCTATCCGGCTGAGTGGCTCAGAGACCAGTACTGAACAGTGTAGTCATCTGGCTACATTCTCGAGGCTGACCGACCTCGTTGGAGGCAACGAACTACCTCACCGTACTCGCCCACGGCTTGCTCCGTTCGCTCCTTAGGCAGGGGCGTAGCGCCCAAGTCCAATTAAACGCCATCTTCTTCGAGATTCGCCGCAAGTCGTGACTGGAGCGCGGCGTTTATCGGAATCAAAAGGAGCCACGTCAGAATCCCGAAGCTGGGATCGAACGCCGCGACGATTATCGCCAGGAGAAACACAAACGGGGACGCGAGATACCTAGCTGCTTGAATCTTCACAGCTCGAGACGCAAGTCCTTCTTCAACGAGTTGTTTCCACGACGCGTACGACCAGAGGAGTGCAAGAGTGAACCCGGTAAGTGCGAGCGTGCCCGACAGAAACATGATTCCGAGCTGACCTGGGTACGTCGCAAAGACGCTCGAGGCGAACGGGACGAACGCGACCATGAGGAGAAACAAGAGATTGAGCCACACTACTCCCCTGTCGTGTTTCACGATGTGGACGAAGACGCGACGGTGGTTGACCCAGTATGACGCAATGACAAGGAAGCTCAGGACGAAGCCGAAGAACTCGTGCCATTGCTCGAGGATGAGATCAGGGAGAACCGAAATCTGGCTTCCCACCGGAATGTCCGGAACAGTGATTTCGAGCACCAACAACGTGATGGCGATAGCGATGACGCCGTCGCTCAACGCGAGTAATCGATCCGTTTCATCTGACTCTTGACGAAATGATAACACCATGGATTGGCAAACGCCACCAATTTACAAACAATTGTTCGTCGATTTTCACACGTGTGTTCCGGACTGTCGTTCGGTTCTCACCAGTTACAGTTACAATTAAAGGGAGTACTGGTGGTGAGTCCTTCCTCTGGATGTTGCACGTGTTTTCTGCCAGCTACCGGACAGATAGAACGAGGTATGGAAGATACACAGCGCGTATACAGCACAAGATTCGGCTCGATCGACGAAAGTGGTGATCGCTCAGAATGGGGGAACGTAGTTACCGGAACTGCAATCGAGCTATCAGCCATCTCTAAAAAATGGCGCTTCGCTTTTCGGGCGATTCGAATGCATCACAGGGATAGTGTGAAAAATTGCCGCTTAGTCCGCGTCGCTGATGAAGGACAGCACCTCGTCGGTGAAGCGGTCTGGTGCGACGAAATGTGCCGCGTGTCCGTGCCCATCGAAGGTAGCGAGGCGACTGTTCGGTAACGTGTCGTGGAGTTCCTCAGCGCTCTCTTTGAGCCACCCGCTCTCGCTCCCTGTGGGAAGTAACGTCGGCGTGGATAAGTCTTCGAACGGTGTGAGATCATACTCCCGCCTCTCCGCACCCGCTTCTAACTCGGGCAAGAGTGTTTGTTGGAATGTCTCCACGTACCGGCCCCACATCGGTCCCGAGCGAATCGCGTCGAGTTCGTCCGACTCGAATTTGGCTATATCGTCGAGGAAGAGTATGAGTGCCTGCTCGTTCTGCCCCGCCTCTAACAACGCCATCATCTCTCCGACCGTCTCCTCTATGCGGGCTAAACGCTCCTCGGAGATGATGGGAGGCTCGTATAGGATCACACTCCGTAGATTGTCGATTCGCGGGGCCGCACCCAGTGCAACGAGAGCGCCATAGGAATGGCCGATGAGCGTCACTGCGTTGTCGATCGACTCGACAACCGCGACCACGTCGTCGAACTGTGGTTCTGCTGTCCCACTGTACTCGTCAGGGGAGCCGCTGTCACCGTGATACCGTCGGTCCATGGCATGGACCGTAGTGTGTTCTGCGAACTTCGAACGGACATCGCCGACTTCCCAGACCGCACGATCAGTGACGGACCCATGAACAAGGACGGACGGCGGCCCACTCCCCGACCGCTCGTACACGATTTCAGTCCCATCTGTGGACGTCACTGTCGCTATCTCTTTGCCTTCATCGGACTCTGTTACTTCAGTCATGTGGCTTCTCACCCAATAGAGCACTATGCGAACTAATCACATAGGTGCAACTGATGACGGATTTGCAGAGGTTGAAAGAAACCTAGTCAGTGAGAGATAGGTCTGCCAATCCGACGCAGATCACTCGGAGCAAGCGAAGTCTATTTGCATCATCCAAGCTCTATATCCAGCAGCCAACACTTTTCATCTAGCGAAGATTTCAACAAAGTCGACTGGACCACATACCAACACACAACTATTCTACAAACACCCCTCGAGGGAGGTCCTGAATTGACAAGGGTTTGTCTCCGGAATGCATAATCGTCGACCGCGGCCGCAAGTAGTGTGTGAAAATTTGTGTCAGGGTAAACTAGGACTCTCAAGGGTAAGGAAAAACATCTCGAGTGCTGCTTCAATCAGTGTATCAACGTCTCGAGTCACACTCGAGAGTCGGAATCGATACCTCGAGCAAAGTACCTGATCATCGAAAACTCGTGAGGCACCGTACAAGATTCCAATAATTATACTCGTCCTGGTCGTGGTCCCCATCGGTAGAATGGGGGCCCAGAGTCACAGTCATCCTGATCGGGTTGCTCTTTCTGGTGAACTTGTAGCTACTGTCTCTGGTGTACAACCTATTGGAGACACTCGAGAAACTCGAGGCCGCATTCTGAACGCGTCGTTCCATCGATATCGAGATGACCAGGAGCCTCGACCAAATCCCTCAGAGCCACAAAGGACGTGTGAGGCCGTATATGGGGTGTCGAGAGGCCTGAAAACTCGCTCGAGGCACGAGAAACAATTCAGTTAGGGAGAAACTCCAGAATTCGAGTACTCAGTTGGAGGCACAAACAGACTCGAGCAATCCCATTCATCGATGAAACCTCCATTTGACCAAATATCACCCCCGAATTTAGGAAACAAATTCACTTTCGAACCATAAAATCGATAGACAGAGGCCGATTATGGAAAACAAGACAGTCTATTGAGGACTCAATAGTTTCGATTATTAGTACACTCTAATCACACCGTAGAAGAGTCGAGACGTCGTTTCTCGAGGAGTCCACTCCGGTCAAGCTTGAGGTTCGCTTCCTCGAGACATTCTCACGAAGAGCCACCCAAAACCGATAGCCGAAGGCCGATTATGAACTCCGCAACAACCGCTTTTGCACCCCCACTCGAGTCTCCCAAACTCACCCGACCACATCTCACACCCATACGACCGCTCAACGCTTCCCTCGACTCGAGAGGTCTCCCATCCACTCCCCCCAAGCCTAGTTCTACCGCTCGAGGGTGGCACAAACGTATTTGCGGAGTTACTACGTCTTTATGCGAGAGGTCTGGTGACGGTTCGTTGCATTACAAAAGGGATCGCCTCATGTACTGAACGTGACTACTCATCCCGGGAGAAGACTATATATAGAACGCTATTTCAAGCAAATCAGAGACAGTTGGCGTTCTCGCGTAACTATTCACAACACTCACCAAACCACTCTCGAGAGAGGGACTACATCTCAAACCGAACACGGAACCACAGTCGATCGGCCTGGTGGTGGGTTGTGTGCTGGTAATTAATGAACAGGTCTATTGCAGCCATTGTCAGAGAGACACCACTCAACCCAAATATCATAAATATCTATACTTGCACATACTAACTATACTATGCGAGAGATATACTGGGCTGTTTTACTCGTATGTGTGGTAGGTGGGTTATTCCTATTTTCAGGTGCGTCAGGGGCGATATCCCAAGAAGTCAGTGAACAACACACCCTCGAGTATTCATCTGAGGCAGACTACGAGATTGATTCCATGGATGAGTTTGACTACTATAACAGCCGCGGCTGGGAGGATCAAACAGGCAGTGGTCACGTAGTGGTCGTCTTCAACACTGACCTCAACCTCACAGAAGCACGAGACGATACGATCGTTTACGATAACTCAGTACCGTTAATTCTCAAGGGAGATGTGACTCTCGAGGGACTTCAAGCGCCCACAGTCGACGTCAGCGAGGAGGAAGCCAATTTAATGCTGGACGAGCTCACTCTGGAAGGTGCCGCTGCGGACGGCCCCGATACTGCGTTGATCGAGAGCGAGGGAGCAGTAAAGTTGCAGAATGTGACAATTAGGGATACAATTCACACCGCTGCCTACCCGACTGATGTCTTCGAGGAGACGTACCGCGTCTCGCTGATTGATTCGGGCGATGATGTCGAAGTTGAAGATAGCGAGTTTATTCTAGCAGAGCGACCAATCGAAGCGGCAGGTGACGTGACCATCCGCTCGTCGGTTATCAAGAACGCGAGCAGTGGGGGAATCAAGGCCGGTGGCACAGTCGACGCCCAAGATGTAACGCTAAGCGACATCACTGGTGATAGTGGACTCGCCGGTGAAAACGTCGTTGCTGATCAAGTTACGATCACCGATGTCCGGGCTTCAAGCGGGGGAGCGATCAGTGCCAGTGAAGACGCCACAATTCGAGACAGCATTATCAATAATGCCCATGCTAGGTACAACGGTGGTGCCGTGGTTGCCGGGAGCCACCTCCGAATCGAGGACACCCAAATTACTGAGGCAACGTCAAGTCAGTCGAATTCGATTTATGGCTACGACGAACTGACGGTCGTCAACTCCACACTCAAGGAGGCAGATGCATTGCAGCCGAGTCTGGCTGGCTACGCCGATGCGTCGGCAACCCTGAAACGTTCCCATCTGGTCAATGTTGAAACCGTTCGAGCCGAAACGATTACGGCTACGAATGTATTCGTGGATCACACACAAGACTATGCCTTTGATGCACGGGAATTGACGGTCACTGACAGCGAGATTCGCCACACTGGTGGACTTAGCGCGAGTAGAGAACTAATCATTCAAAACACACTGGTTCATGATGTCGAGACGGTTGGTGGAAGCGCACCTCGTGGATCGATTATAATCGTCGGATCGACGCTTACAAATCTTGACGTTATTGATACGTTCAATCCTTACCACAGCCTCGAGATCCGAGAAACGACAATCGTCGGGACCAACAGTCCACTAATACCTGAAATAAATGATTTAGACGACCGAACTCTCGACTCGGTCAACGTTATCGATGCCGAGGAACCGGTGTTTGAAGGAACGGTTCCTGATCGAGACTCAGTGTTCATCGATACGGCGGGTAACTGGGAGAACTTGAGCCCTGATCTCTACTGGAGTACTGAAGAGCCCTTCGAACAATACCTGCCACCAGTAGCTGTCATCGATGACGCCACAATTAAAGAGTCGAACGCGGTTCAGGGCGAGGAGATTGTGATTTCGGCAAAGTTAGTTAATCAAGGTGGTTCAGGTAACCTCAGAGTTGACTTGCGCGACAACGAAACCACACTTAAAACTGAAGCGGTTAGCATTGAGCCTGGAGAAACAGCGACGGTTGATTTCTCGGTCGAGCTTTCGGATATGACGATTGGTGACCAGAATCTCACCCTATCCACGTTTGACGATGAGCACAAAATGACGATCTCGGTTGCAGACGATGAAGCAGACGAAGGAGACAATGATACCGAGACTGGCTCAGGTGACGATGATACCGGAGCAGATATTAACGGCATCTCCTCGGAACATGGGGACGACGCTGACGAGACGACGAACGATGGCGACGGCGACGACGTACCACAATCAATGACAGGAGTTGATGGACTCGCGACAGGCTTCACAGTGTTTGGTGCGGTGTTGGCGCTTCTCGGCGTAAGCTACTATCGTGTAAGACGGTAGATTATCCGTTTGTTCGATAGTTTTCTACGACTGGACTGAAACGTTTCCATATGGACGATCTGGTCGAAGCAGCCTTGGAGTATGCGGAGACGAAAGACACTCCCGAACCAGATTCAGCGAGTGAGTTTGGTCAACCCGAGTGTGTGGTTATCGGGTGTGGACCCAAAGGAAGTACTCCGCTCTCGAGGCTCGAGACTGAACCAATGACCGTAGCGGTTGGGTCAGTAGACACAGTGGAATCGGTAGATGTCGACCACACGATTGAAAACGTAGGTAACACACATGTGGCCAGTTTAGACCGGGATGCAGAGATCCAGCTCGAGGGTGTGCTCGAACCTGCCGATTTCGTCATCGTAACCGCTTGTTCGGAGACGCCAGCCAGCACCGAACTCGCAAAACAGGTGTGCGAGAAAATCGACGAGGATCAGCAATCGGTTGTAATCGTACTTCGCCCGGAGACAAACTCTATCGAACAGTACCCCGGGTTGAACGAGGCTGCAGAAAACATCATCCCAATCGATGAATCGCATGCGACCGAGATTTGCAATCCCAACCGGTTGCTGGAAACGAAACGATCGTCCCCTTTGGATCCAGGTGAGCAGGTCATGGTCGCACTAATCGACGCGTTCGTAAGAACACTCCACGGACCGCTTCCCATCGGGACTGATCTCGCTGCCCTGCACGAACTGTTCACTGACCGAGGACACTGTCGGCTGTATTACGGGGCCGGACATCGCGGTGAGTTACCAGCGACAGTCATTGACGGTGAGACCAGTGGCTGGCTTTCAGACGGTCGGCTGGAGCGTGCAGACGGAGCGTTTGGTTTCGTTCGGTTCGGCTCACCGTTCGAACTCCGCGAATTCGAAATAGTCGAAGAGCATCTGAAAGACCAGTACGCCTCACAAACGATACCGAAAAACCGCTGGGTGGTGACAGGCACATCTGATGAATTGTTTCTCGAGGAGTTTAGCGTACTGTTGGTGATATTTGGAGAAGAGTGAATTACTTGGGGTCACGCCCCGAGGTACTCGACTTGTTCGTCTGTAGAGGCGGTGTATTCGCGCCATTCACCATGTGCCAGTTCCACGTAGCCACGCTGGCGCATTAACTCCAACAGTGCAACGATATCGGACCGAGAAGACTCCTCGGCATATCCTTGCT comes from the Natronosalvus amylolyticus genome and includes:
- a CDS encoding TMEM175 family protein is translated as MVLSFRQESDETDRLLALSDGVIAIAITLLVLEITVPDIPVGSQISVLPDLILEQWHEFFGFVLSFLVIASYWVNHRRVFVHIVKHDRGVVWLNLLFLLMVAFVPFASSVFATYPGQLGIMFLSGTLALTGFTLALLWSYASWKQLVEEGLASRAVKIQAARYLASPFVFLLAIIVAAFDPSFGILTWLLLIPINAALQSRLAANLEEDGV
- a CDS encoding alpha/beta fold hydrolase yields the protein MTEVTESDEGKEIATVTSTDGTEIVYERSGSGPPSVLVHGSVTDRAVWEVGDVRSKFAEHTTVHAMDRRYHGDSGSPDEYSGTAEPQFDDVVAVVESIDNAVTLIGHSYGALVALGAAPRIDNLRSVILYEPPIISEERLARIEETVGEMMALLEAGQNEQALILFLDDIAKFESDELDAIRSGPMWGRYVETFQQTLLPELEAGAERREYDLTPFEDLSTPTLLPTGSESGWLKESAEELHDTLPNSRLATFDGHGHAAHFVAPDRFTDEVLSFISDAD